One genomic window of Streptomyces sp. NBC_01498 includes the following:
- the ileS gene encoding isoleucine--tRNA ligase, giving the protein MTSPLYSQVPAQVDLPALEHAVLGFWREHKIFDKSLAQSEGRPEWVFYEGPPTANGMPGAHHIEARVFKDVFPRFRTMRGYHVARKAGWDCHGLPVEIAVEKELGFTGKQDIEKYGIAEFNEKCRASVTRHTDAFTELTTRMGYWVDLDDAYRTMDPEYIESVWWSLKEIFNKGLLVQDHRVAPWCPRDQTSLSDHELAQGYETIVDPSVFVRFPLTSGPLAGDAALLVWTTTPWTLVSNTAVAAHPDVTYVVATDGTEKLVVAEPLVAKALGEDGWELTGERFTGREMERWTYERPFSLIEFPEDSTAHYVVNAEYVTTEDGTGLVHQSPAFGADDLVVCKAYGLPVVNPVRTDGTFEEDVPLVGGVFFKKADEALTADLAARGLLFRHVPYEHSYPHCWRCHTALLYYAQPSWYIRTTAVKDRLLQENEKTNWFPDSVKHGRFGDWLNNNVDWSLSRNRYWGTPLPIWHCEEGHLTCVGSRAELTELSGEDQSALDPHRPFIDAVTFPCPSCGQTATRVPEVIDAWYDSGSMPFAQWGYPYKNKDLFEKRYPAQFISEAIDQTRGWFYTLMAVGTLVFDKSSYENVVCLGHILAEDGRKMSKHLGNILQPIPLMDQHGADAVRWFMAAGGSPWAARRVGDTTIQEVVRKTLLTYWNTVAFQALYARTSGWAPSAADPAPAERPVLDRWLLSELHALVDQSTKAMDAYDTQRIGKLLSAFVDDLSNWYVRRSRRRFWQGDKAALRTLHEVVETVTRLMAPLTPFITERVWQDVVVPVTPGAPESVHLSSWPEADLSAIDPALSRQMTLVRRLVELGRATRAESGVKTRQPLSRALVAASGFETLSPELRAQITEELNVSSLASLSEVGGSLVDTTAKANFRALGKRFGKGVQAVAKAVADTDAAALSAALRDGTATVTVDGEPVSLAPDEVIITETPREGWSVASDSGATVALDLEITPELRLAGLARDAIRLIQEARKNSGLDVADRIAVRWSATADETRTALSTHTSLISDEVLALDFTPGTPDTTFGPAFTDEGLSLTFHLRKV; this is encoded by the coding sequence ATGACGTCACCGCTGTACAGCCAGGTGCCCGCCCAGGTCGACCTGCCCGCGCTCGAACACGCCGTGCTCGGCTTCTGGCGCGAGCACAAGATCTTCGACAAGAGCCTGGCACAGTCCGAGGGCCGCCCCGAGTGGGTCTTCTACGAAGGCCCGCCGACCGCCAACGGCATGCCCGGCGCCCACCACATCGAGGCCCGCGTCTTCAAGGACGTCTTCCCGCGCTTCCGTACGATGCGCGGCTACCACGTCGCGCGCAAGGCCGGCTGGGACTGTCACGGGCTGCCCGTGGAGATCGCCGTCGAGAAGGAACTCGGCTTCACCGGCAAACAGGACATCGAGAAGTACGGGATCGCGGAGTTCAACGAGAAGTGCCGCGCCTCGGTGACCCGGCACACGGACGCCTTCACCGAACTGACGACCCGCATGGGGTACTGGGTCGATCTGGACGACGCGTACCGGACCATGGACCCCGAGTACATCGAGTCCGTCTGGTGGTCGCTGAAGGAGATCTTCAACAAGGGCCTGCTGGTCCAGGACCACCGGGTCGCCCCCTGGTGCCCGCGTGACCAGACGAGCCTGTCGGACCACGAACTGGCGCAGGGCTACGAGACGATCGTCGACCCGTCGGTCTTCGTCCGCTTCCCGCTGACCTCCGGCCCGCTGGCAGGCGACGCCGCCCTGCTGGTCTGGACGACGACACCCTGGACCCTGGTGTCCAACACGGCGGTCGCCGCCCACCCCGACGTCACGTACGTCGTGGCGACCGACGGCACGGAGAAGCTGGTCGTCGCCGAGCCGCTGGTCGCGAAGGCGCTCGGCGAGGACGGCTGGGAGCTGACCGGCGAGCGGTTCACGGGCCGTGAGATGGAGCGGTGGACGTACGAACGCCCGTTCTCGCTCATCGAGTTCCCCGAGGACTCGACGGCGCACTACGTCGTCAACGCGGAATACGTGACCACCGAGGACGGTACGGGGCTGGTCCACCAGTCCCCCGCGTTCGGCGCGGACGACCTGGTGGTCTGCAAGGCGTACGGCCTGCCGGTCGTCAACCCGGTCCGTACCGACGGCACGTTCGAGGAGGACGTGCCGCTCGTCGGCGGTGTCTTCTTCAAGAAGGCCGACGAGGCGCTGACCGCCGACCTGGCCGCGCGGGGGCTGCTCTTCCGTCATGTGCCGTACGAGCACAGCTATCCGCACTGCTGGCGCTGCCACACGGCGCTGCTGTACTACGCGCAGCCGTCCTGGTACATCCGTACGACCGCCGTCAAGGACCGCCTCCTTCAGGAGAACGAGAAGACCAACTGGTTCCCGGACTCGGTCAAGCACGGCCGGTTCGGCGACTGGCTGAACAACAACGTCGACTGGTCCCTGTCCCGCAACCGCTACTGGGGCACCCCGCTGCCGATCTGGCACTGCGAGGAGGGGCACCTGACCTGTGTGGGCTCGCGCGCCGAGCTGACGGAGCTGAGCGGCGAGGACCAGTCGGCGCTGGACCCGCACCGCCCGTTCATCGACGCGGTGACCTTCCCCTGCCCGTCCTGCGGGCAGACCGCGACACGCGTCCCCGAGGTCATCGACGCCTGGTACGACTCCGGTTCGATGCCGTTCGCGCAGTGGGGCTACCCGTACAAGAACAAGGACCTCTTCGAGAAGCGCTACCCGGCCCAGTTCATCTCGGAGGCCATCGACCAGACCCGCGGCTGGTTCTACACGCTGATGGCGGTGGGCACCCTCGTCTTCGACAAGTCCTCCTACGAGAACGTGGTCTGCCTCGGGCACATCCTCGCCGAGGACGGCCGGAAGATGTCCAAGCACCTGGGCAACATCCTCCAGCCGATCCCGCTGATGGACCAGCACGGCGCGGACGCGGTGCGGTGGTTCATGGCGGCCGGCGGCTCCCCGTGGGCGGCGCGGCGGGTCGGAGACACCACGATCCAGGAGGTCGTCCGTAAGACGCTGCTGACGTACTGGAACACCGTCGCCTTCCAGGCCCTGTACGCGCGCACGTCGGGCTGGGCGCCGTCGGCGGCCGACCCGGCCCCGGCCGAGCGGCCGGTGCTCGACCGCTGGCTGCTGAGCGAGCTGCACGCGCTGGTCGACCAGAGCACGAAGGCGATGGACGCGTACGACACCCAGCGGATCGGCAAGCTGCTGTCCGCGTTCGTGGACGACCTGTCCAACTGGTACGTACGCCGTTCCCGTCGTCGTTTCTGGCAGGGCGACAAGGCGGCCCTGCGCACGCTGCACGAGGTCGTGGAGACGGTGACCCGGCTGATGGCGCCGCTGACGCCGTTCATCACCGAGCGGGTCTGGCAGGACGTGGTGGTCCCGGTCACGCCCGGGGCGCCGGAGTCGGTGCACCTCTCGTCGTGGCCCGAGGCGGACCTGTCGGCGATCGACCCGGCGCTGTCCCGGCAGATGACGCTGGTACGGCGCCTGGTGGAGCTGGGCCGCGCCACCCGGGCAGAGTCGGGGGTCAAGACCCGCCAGCCGCTGTCACGCGCTCTGGTGGCGGCCTCGGGCTTCGAGACGCTGTCGCCGGAGCTGCGCGCGCAGATCACGGAGGAGCTGAACGTCTCCTCGCTGGCGTCGCTCTCGGAGGTCGGCGGCTCGCTGGTCGACACGACGGCGAAGGCGAACTTCCGGGCGCTGGGCAAACGGTTCGGCAAGGGGGTGCAGGCGGTGGCGAAGGCGGTCGCCGACACGGACGCGGCGGCGCTGTCGGCGGCGCTGCGCGACGGCACGGCGACCGTCACGGTCGACGGCGAGCCGGTCTCCCTGGCCCCCGACGAGGTGATCATCACGGAGACACCGCGCGAGGGCTGGTCGGTCGCGTCCGACTCGGGCGCCACGGTGGCGCTGGACCTGGAGATCACTCCGGAACTGCGTCTGGCGGGCCTGGCCCGCGACGCGATCCGCCTGATCCAGGAGGCCCGCAAGAACAGCGGCCTGGACGTCGCGGACCGTATCGCGGTGCGCTGGTCGGCGACGGCGGACGAGACACGCACGGCGCTGTCGACACACACGTCCCTGATCTCGGACGAGGTCCTGGCGCTGGACTTCACCCCCGGCACCCCGGACACGACGTTCGGCCCGGCGTTCACGGACGAGGGCCTGTCGCTGACGTTCCACCTGCGCAAGGTGTGA
- a CDS encoding TraR/DksA family transcriptional regulator: MVAKKTAAKKTAAKKTAARKTAAAKKSAAKRTAPGKTAPGRSTAGKPPPGDPAAREPAAGTAAAGRTPATRAPEREGPATHAPDAEETTAAGPEHQAPAKKTAARKTAPPRKAAAGKAAKKAASAAEGAAEAAEQTGARTVAAKKTAAGKGRAATGATATAVPPARGTTEPGELAVRPGEDPWTAAEVTEARTGLESEAARLNAEIAASEQALAGLMRDSGDGAGDDDADTGTKNITREHEMSLAANAREMVEQTERALLRLDAGTYGLCEVCGKPIGKARMQAFPRATLCVEDKQKQERRG; encoded by the coding sequence ATGGTGGCGAAGAAGACCGCCGCGAAGAAGACAGCGGCCAAGAAAACGGCCGCGAGGAAGACGGCCGCCGCGAAGAAGTCGGCCGCGAAGAGAACGGCGCCGGGGAAGACGGCGCCCGGGAGGTCGACGGCCGGAAAGCCGCCGCCCGGAGACCCGGCGGCGAGAGAGCCGGCGGCCGGGACGGCCGCCGCCGGGAGGACACCGGCCACGAGAGCACCGGAGCGAGAAGGACCGGCGACGCACGCACCGGACGCGGAGGAGACCACCGCGGCCGGGCCGGAGCACCAGGCACCTGCGAAGAAGACCGCGGCGAGGAAGACGGCGCCTCCTCGGAAGGCCGCCGCCGGAAAAGCCGCGAAAAAGGCCGCGTCCGCGGCCGAGGGGGCGGCCGAGGCCGCGGAACAGACGGGAGCCAGGACGGTGGCAGCGAAGAAGACAGCAGCGGGCAAGGGGCGGGCGGCCACGGGCGCCACGGCGACCGCGGTACCGCCGGCGCGCGGCACCACGGAGCCGGGGGAACTCGCCGTACGGCCCGGGGAGGACCCGTGGACGGCGGCGGAGGTCACGGAGGCGCGGACCGGTCTGGAGAGCGAGGCGGCCCGGCTGAACGCCGAGATCGCCGCGTCCGAACAGGCGCTCGCCGGGCTGATGCGGGACTCCGGCGACGGCGCGGGGGACGACGACGCCGACACCGGCACCAAGAACATCACCCGTGAGCACGAGATGTCCCTCGCCGCGAACGCGCGCGAGATGGTGGAGCAGACGGAGCGGGCGCTGCTGCGCCTGGACGCCGGTACGTACGGTCTCTGCGAGGTCTGCGGCAAGCCGATCGGCAAGGCCAGGATGCAGGCGTTCCCGCGGGCCACGCTGTGTGTCGAGGACAAGCAGAAGCAGGAAAGGCGCGGCTGA
- the lspA gene encoding signal peptidase II has translation MAEAERVIGTPDVDDEGAAPAGPVRGKRKIVVLFSVALLAYLLDLGSKMLVVAELEHHEPIRVVGDLLRFEAVRNAGAAFGIGEAYTFFFTFVAVAVIVVIARLARKLYSGPWAFALGLLLGGALGNLTDRIFREPGLFKGAVVDFIAPANFAVFNLADSAIVCGGFLIVILSFRGLDPDGTVHRD, from the coding sequence GTGGCAGAGGCGGAGCGCGTCATCGGTACGCCGGATGTGGACGACGAGGGCGCGGCTCCCGCCGGGCCGGTGCGGGGAAAGCGCAAGATCGTCGTGCTGTTCTCCGTGGCGCTCCTGGCCTATCTGCTCGACCTCGGCAGCAAGATGCTCGTGGTGGCCGAGCTGGAGCACCACGAGCCGATCCGGGTCGTCGGCGATCTGCTCCGGTTCGAGGCCGTGCGCAACGCGGGCGCGGCCTTCGGCATCGGTGAGGCGTACACCTTCTTCTTCACGTTCGTCGCGGTGGCCGTGATCGTGGTGATCGCGCGGCTGGCCCGCAAGCTCTACAGCGGGCCCTGGGCCTTCGCGCTCGGTCTGCTGCTCGGCGGGGCGCTCGGCAATCTGACCGACCGGATCTTCCGGGAGCCGGGGCTGTTCAAGGGCGCGGTCGTGGACTTCATCGCGCCCGCGAACTTCGCGGTGTTCAATCTCGCCGACTCCGCGATCGTCTGCGGCGGCTTCCTGATCGTGATCCTGTCCTTCCGCGGGCTGGACCCCGACGGGACCGTCCACCGCGACTGA
- a CDS encoding RluA family pseudouridine synthase has product MSTVPDIRTLPVPDGLEGERVDAAIARMFGFSRTKAAELAAAGKVQVDGAVVAKSERVRGGAWLEVEMPAPAAPVRVVAEPVEGMEIVYDDDDIVVVAKPVGVAAHPSPGWTGTTVIGGLAAAGYRVSTSGAAERQGVVHRLDVGTSGLMAVAKSERAYTSLKAQFKERVVDKRYHALVQGHPDPMSGTIDAPIGRHPNHDYKFAVTAEGKPSVTHYDLIEAFRSASLLDIKLETGRTHQIRVHMAAHRHPCAGDLTYGADPTLAKRLGLTRQWLHAMRLGFEHPSDGRWVEFESTYPDDLQRALDTVRAESNV; this is encoded by the coding sequence GTGAGTACCGTTCCCGATATCCGCACCCTGCCCGTTCCCGATGGCCTGGAGGGCGAGCGCGTCGACGCCGCGATCGCCCGTATGTTCGGGTTCTCCCGTACGAAGGCGGCCGAGCTCGCCGCCGCCGGGAAGGTGCAGGTCGACGGCGCCGTGGTCGCCAAGTCCGAACGGGTGCGGGGCGGTGCCTGGCTCGAAGTCGAGATGCCCGCACCCGCCGCCCCCGTACGGGTCGTGGCCGAACCGGTCGAGGGCATGGAGATCGTGTACGACGACGACGACATCGTCGTGGTCGCCAAGCCGGTCGGCGTGGCCGCCCACCCGAGCCCCGGCTGGACGGGCACCACCGTCATCGGCGGGCTCGCCGCCGCCGGCTACCGCGTCTCCACCTCCGGCGCGGCCGAGCGGCAGGGCGTCGTGCACCGGCTGGACGTGGGCACCTCCGGGCTGATGGCCGTGGCCAAGTCGGAGCGCGCGTACACCTCGCTCAAGGCGCAGTTCAAGGAGCGGGTCGTCGACAAGCGCTACCACGCGCTGGTGCAGGGGCACCCCGATCCGATGAGCGGCACCATCGACGCCCCGATCGGGCGGCACCCGAACCACGACTACAAGTTCGCGGTGACCGCCGAGGGCAAGCCGTCGGTGACGCACTACGACCTGATCGAGGCGTTCCGGTCCGCCTCGCTGCTGGACATCAAGCTGGAGACCGGGCGGACCCACCAGATCCGGGTGCACATGGCCGCCCACCGGCACCCGTGCGCGGGCGACCTGACGTACGGCGCGGACCCGACGCTGGCCAAGCGGCTGGGGCTGACCCGGCAGTGGCTGCACGCGATGAGGCTGGGCTTCGAGCATCCGTCGGACGGGCGGTGGGTGGAGTTCGAGAGCACGTACCCGGACGACCTCCAGCGCGCGCTCGACACGGTGCGGGCCGAGAGCAACGTATGA
- a CDS encoding glycoside hydrolase family 5 protein — translation MPQHPESRTSRAGRAPSRLGRKALLAASAFGVVTALLSPVRAGAAPAPAPAAPAGAASPISENGQLKVCGNRLCNSGGQAVQLRGMSTHGTQWYSQCVTDGSLDVLANEWGGDVLRVSTYVQEGGYETDPARFTSLAQKFVDGATRRGMYAVIDWHMLSPGDPNFNLERAKTFFFAMAKKYKDNPGVLYEIANEPSDVSWSTVKSYAEKIIPVIRAQDPDAVVLVGTRAWSSFGVSDGADEKEVVNNPVRASNIMYTFHFYAASHRDEYLSALDRASDRLPVFVTEFGTQNYAGEGANDFGMSQRFLDLMKRKNISWTNWNYSDDNRSGAVFKEGSCNAGRFSGTGVLKEAGVWIRDRIR, via the coding sequence ATGCCCCAGCACCCCGAATCCCGCACGTCCCGAGCCGGCCGCGCCCCGTCGCGCCTCGGCCGCAAGGCACTGCTCGCGGCCTCCGCGTTCGGTGTCGTCACCGCCCTGCTGTCCCCGGTCAGGGCGGGCGCCGCCCCCGCGCCCGCCCCCGCCGCTCCCGCCGGTGCCGCCTCACCCATCAGCGAGAACGGCCAGCTCAAGGTCTGCGGCAACCGCCTCTGCAACAGCGGCGGACAAGCCGTCCAGTTGCGCGGCATGAGCACGCACGGCACCCAGTGGTACTCCCAGTGCGTCACCGACGGCTCGCTGGACGTCCTCGCCAACGAGTGGGGCGGCGACGTCCTGCGCGTCTCCACGTACGTCCAGGAGGGCGGCTACGAGACCGACCCGGCGCGCTTCACCTCGCTCGCCCAGAAGTTCGTGGACGGCGCGACCCGGCGCGGCATGTACGCGGTGATCGACTGGCACATGCTCAGCCCCGGCGACCCCAACTTCAACCTGGAGCGGGCGAAGACCTTCTTCTTCGCCATGGCGAAGAAGTACAAGGACAACCCCGGCGTCCTCTACGAGATCGCCAACGAGCCGTCCGACGTGAGCTGGTCCACCGTCAAGTCGTACGCGGAGAAGATCATCCCCGTCATCCGGGCCCAGGACCCCGACGCGGTCGTCCTCGTCGGCACCCGCGCCTGGTCGTCCTTCGGCGTCTCGGACGGCGCCGACGAGAAGGAGGTCGTGAACAACCCCGTCCGGGCCTCGAACATCATGTACACCTTCCACTTCTACGCGGCGTCCCACCGGGACGAGTACCTGTCCGCGCTCGACCGGGCGTCGGACCGACTGCCCGTCTTCGTCACCGAGTTCGGCACCCAGAACTACGCCGGCGAGGGCGCCAACGACTTCGGCATGTCCCAGCGCTTCCTCGACCTGATGAAGCGGAAGAACATCTCCTGGACCAACTGGAACTACTCCGACGACAACCGCTCCGGCGCCGTCTTCAAGGAAGGTTCCTGCAACGCCGGCCGGTTCTCCGGGACCGGCGTGCTCAAGGAGGCCGGGGTCTGGATCAGGGACCGGATCCGCTGA
- a CDS encoding Na+/H+ antiporter encodes MAQFALLLLLLLGAVVTVPLGERLNLPSPVLMTLLGIVLALLPFVPNIDVPPDLILPLLLPPLLYAAVQRTSWRQFTANLRPIFLLAVALVFVTMAAVASVANSVVPGLPLAAAFVLGALVAPPDPVAATAVAGSLGLPRRLVSILEGEGLFNDVTAIVLYHVAIAAVVSGSFSWPSAAGTLVLSAVVAVVVGVALAWLSNKLMALLGDAPLQVGLSLLVPFVSYVLAEELHGSGVLAVLTTALFLAEHTADADDVLGRLAGNTFWEIVDILVTGIAFGLVGLELHNAFGRAEGRLGALLGWSAAVIGVVVGVRLLWLLPAVWLTRRLHKLQDYEEEFPVGWRETVIMWWAGMRGVASVALALAIPLETDDGTPFPGRDVIIFIAFAVIMATLVFQGLTLPWIVKRLGVRADTEAERGFEHELAVRAARAAKRRLKEIEEVEDLPEELSERLARGAFDIGARISPDVIDEERRDWVAKRSQRVRTLQRIQREMMSAARHEVLAARSEPNANPEVVDRVLRYLDVRSLR; translated from the coding sequence GTGGCCCAGTTCGCCCTGCTGCTCCTGCTGTTGCTGGGCGCCGTGGTGACGGTGCCGCTCGGGGAACGGCTCAACCTGCCGTCGCCCGTGCTGATGACCCTCCTCGGCATCGTCCTGGCGCTGCTGCCCTTCGTACCGAACATCGACGTACCGCCGGACCTGATCCTCCCGCTGCTGCTGCCGCCGCTGCTGTACGCGGCCGTCCAGCGCACCTCCTGGCGGCAGTTCACGGCGAACCTGCGGCCGATCTTCCTGCTCGCCGTGGCGCTCGTCTTCGTCACCATGGCGGCGGTGGCGTCCGTGGCCAACTCCGTCGTCCCCGGACTGCCGCTCGCCGCCGCGTTCGTCCTCGGCGCGCTCGTCGCACCGCCCGACCCCGTCGCGGCGACCGCCGTCGCCGGGTCTCTGGGACTGCCCCGGCGGCTCGTCTCCATCCTGGAGGGCGAGGGGCTGTTCAACGACGTCACGGCGATCGTGCTCTACCACGTGGCCATCGCCGCCGTGGTGAGCGGCAGCTTCTCCTGGCCGAGCGCGGCCGGCACGCTGGTGCTCTCCGCCGTGGTCGCCGTCGTCGTCGGTGTCGCGCTCGCCTGGCTCTCCAACAAACTGATGGCGCTGCTCGGCGACGCGCCCCTCCAGGTCGGCCTGAGCCTGCTGGTGCCGTTCGTGAGTTACGTCCTGGCGGAGGAACTGCACGGCTCCGGTGTCCTCGCCGTCCTCACCACCGCGCTCTTCCTCGCCGAACACACCGCCGACGCCGACGACGTGCTCGGACGGCTCGCGGGGAACACGTTCTGGGAGATCGTCGACATCCTCGTCACCGGCATCGCCTTCGGCCTCGTCGGACTCGAACTGCACAACGCCTTCGGCCGGGCGGAGGGCCGGCTGGGAGCGCTGCTCGGCTGGTCGGCCGCCGTGATCGGGGTCGTCGTCGGCGTACGGCTGCTGTGGCTGCTGCCAGCCGTCTGGCTCACCAGGCGACTGCACAAACTCCAGGACTACGAGGAGGAGTTCCCGGTCGGCTGGCGCGAGACCGTCATCATGTGGTGGGCCGGGATGCGCGGGGTGGCCTCGGTCGCGCTGGCGCTGGCCATTCCGCTGGAGACCGACGACGGCACACCCTTCCCCGGCCGCGATGTGATCATCTTCATCGCGTTCGCGGTCATCATGGCCACGCTCGTCTTCCAGGGGCTGACCCTGCCCTGGATCGTCAAGCGCCTCGGGGTCCGCGCCGACACCGAGGCCGAGCGCGGGTTCGAGCACGAACTGGCCGTGCGCGCCGCCCGCGCCGCCAAGCGCCGCCTCAAGGAGATCGAGGAGGTCGAGGACCTCCCGGAGGAACTGAGCGAGCGCCTGGCCCGGGGGGCGTTCGACATCGGGGCGCGGATCAGCCCCGACGTGATCGACGAGGAACGGCGCGACTGGGTCGCCAAACGCAGCCAGCGGGTCAGGACCTTGCAGCGGATCCAGCGCGAGATGATGTCGGCCGCCCGGCACGAGGTCCTCGCGGCACGCAGCGAACCGAACGCCAACCCCGAGGTGGTGGACCGGGTGCTGCGCTATCTGGACGTGCGCAGCCTGCGGTGA
- a CDS encoding mechanosensitive ion channel family protein has product MENVLRPLTVLGGTVVLTLLLGWVVDLLLRRADARHPETPLWGLLRRCRLPLQVVLLTALLRATYRQTRWWIVENHEAVIGRALALVLIGAGAWLVIRIAAAVVESTYARYATSARDRAKVRRVRTQVTLIMRIVTAVVVVVAVAAILLTFPSMKTVGTSMLASAGIIGIVAGVAAQSTLGNLFAGFQIAFGDMVRIGDTVVVDGEWGVVEEVTLTFLAVRTWDERRITMPVSYFTSKPFENWSRGGVQMTGTVFFQLDHSTPVGLMREKLHEILQDTAAWDGRDWSLAVTDTTPSTIEVRAVVTAKDADDIWTARCAVREQLIGWLADEHPYALPRFATAQAAVVPARRKNGAAAFVKARAQEPDPAVTENAEGDPRTGRG; this is encoded by the coding sequence ATGGAGAACGTACTGCGACCGCTGACCGTGCTGGGTGGCACGGTCGTCCTCACGCTGCTGCTCGGCTGGGTCGTCGACCTGCTGCTGCGCCGCGCGGACGCCCGTCACCCGGAAACCCCGCTCTGGGGGCTGCTGCGCCGCTGCCGGCTGCCCCTCCAGGTGGTCCTGCTCACCGCCCTGCTGCGCGCCACGTACCGGCAGACCCGGTGGTGGATCGTCGAGAACCACGAGGCCGTGATCGGCCGCGCGCTGGCACTGGTCCTGATCGGCGCCGGGGCCTGGCTGGTGATCCGTATAGCCGCGGCCGTCGTGGAGTCGACGTACGCCCGTTACGCGACGTCCGCCCGTGACCGGGCGAAGGTCCGCCGCGTCCGTACGCAGGTGACGCTGATCATGCGGATCGTGACGGCGGTGGTCGTGGTCGTGGCGGTCGCCGCGATCCTGCTGACCTTCCCGAGCATGAAGACGGTCGGCACGTCGATGCTCGCCTCCGCCGGCATCATCGGCATCGTCGCCGGTGTCGCCGCGCAGTCCACGCTCGGCAACCTCTTCGCCGGCTTCCAGATCGCCTTCGGCGACATGGTGCGGATCGGCGACACGGTCGTGGTGGACGGCGAGTGGGGTGTCGTCGAGGAGGTCACGCTGACGTTCCTCGCCGTACGGACATGGGACGAACGCCGTATCACGATGCCCGTGTCGTACTTCACCAGCAAGCCGTTCGAGAACTGGTCGCGCGGCGGGGTCCAGATGACCGGCACCGTCTTCTTCCAGCTCGACCACTCCACGCCGGTGGGTCTGATGCGGGAGAAACTGCACGAGATCCTTCAGGACACGGCCGCCTGGGACGGGCGGGACTGGAGCCTGGCCGTCACCGACACCACCCCGAGCACCATCGAGGTCCGGGCCGTGGTCACGGCCAAGGACGCCGACGACATCTGGACCGCGCGCTGTGCCGTGCGGGAGCAACTGATCGGCTGGCTGGCGGACGAACATCCGTACGCGCTGCCCCGGTTCGCGACCGCGCAGGCGGCGGTGGTCCCGGCCCGGCGGAAGAACGGCGCGGCGGCGTTCGTCAAGGCTCGCGCGCAGGAACCCGATCCGGCGGTGACGGAGAACGCGGAAGGCGATCCGCGTACGGGCCGGGGCTGA
- a CDS encoding dienelactone hydrolase family protein has translation MRTRGPTWQDGRMDVVLFHSAHGLRPAVRAGAERLRAAGHQVHVPDLFEGQTAGTAEEGRALVDKIGSDELLRRAVLAVAPYSERGLVYAGFSFGGSVAQTLALGDSRARGLLLMHGTSDIAENASVDDLPVQLHVADPDVAEPHDWLNAWYLRMRAVGADVEIYRYAGVGHLYTDPDLPDHDARAAEETWRVGLAFVESLADGR, from the coding sequence ATTCGGACGAGAGGGCCCACCTGGCAGGATGGGCGGATGGACGTCGTTCTCTTTCATTCGGCCCATGGCCTGCGCCCGGCGGTGCGCGCGGGGGCCGAACGGCTGCGCGCTGCCGGACACCAGGTGCACGTGCCCGACCTTTTCGAGGGGCAAACCGCCGGAACGGCCGAGGAGGGCCGGGCGTTGGTGGACAAGATCGGCTCCGACGAGCTGCTGAGGCGGGCCGTGCTGGCCGTGGCGCCCTACTCGGAGCGCGGTCTGGTCTACGCGGGCTTCTCCTTCGGCGGCTCGGTGGCGCAGACACTGGCGCTGGGCGACTCCCGCGCACGCGGGCTGCTGCTGATGCACGGCACGTCGGACATCGCGGAGAACGCGTCGGTGGACGACCTGCCCGTGCAACTGCATGTCGCCGACCCGGACGTGGCCGAGCCGCACGACTGGCTGAACGCCTGGTATCTGCGGATGCGGGCGGTCGGCGCGGACGTGGAGATCTACCGTTACGCGGGGGTCGGGCATCTCTACACCGACCCGGACCTGCCGGACCACGACGCGCGGGCCGCCGAGGAGACCTGGCGCGTGGGCCTCGCGTTCGTCGAGTCGCTGGCGGACGGGCGGTAG